The Nocardioides panzhihuensis genome has a segment encoding these proteins:
- a CDS encoding sensor histidine kinase, which produces MNERQRVTRRSNRLGRLVAPLTSRLVITAVSLVLVVSLLIATVATIALRETLLDRLDRDVRDMARGVAGPGPAVRLNLAPDSVFAEFPENGEARGTLGDFDPDEVEPLTVADLETLQKVSVDARAHYVELPDHGTYRVIAQAVLNTSTGQTVIVVTGHSTGEVEKTIGSLIFWEALLTLLGVLAAAGVGYIVVRRQLSPLREVAATAHAVAGLPMSSGEVSVTERVPERLTDEDTEVGQVGAALNSLLDHVETSLAERHRSEQQVRQFVADASHELRTPLTTIRGYTELAQQRPEAVPMALGKVEEESLRMTTLVEDLLLLARLDQGRPLAREPVDLTRLLLEAVDDARVVAPSHSWRLELPADVDADSDAAEVIVTGDDQRLHQVISNLLTNERRHTPAGTTVTVRVRRDGFDVHDDGPGFPPDLVPRAFERFTRADEARQRDGGAGLGLALVHAIVTAHGGAVKLTSVPGDTTIAVRLPRSSDR; this is translated from the coding sequence GTGAACGAGCGCCAGCGAGTGACCCGCCGGTCCAACCGGCTCGGCCGACTGGTCGCGCCGCTCACCTCGCGGCTGGTCATCACCGCGGTCTCCCTGGTGCTGGTCGTCTCGCTGCTGATCGCCACCGTGGCCACGATCGCGCTGCGCGAGACCTTGTTGGACCGCCTCGACAGGGACGTACGCGACATGGCACGAGGTGTCGCCGGGCCGGGGCCGGCCGTCCGGTTGAACCTGGCCCCGGACTCGGTCTTCGCGGAGTTCCCCGAGAATGGCGAGGCTCGAGGCACCCTCGGCGACTTCGACCCGGACGAGGTGGAGCCGCTCACCGTGGCCGACCTCGAGACGCTGCAGAAGGTGAGCGTCGACGCCCGCGCCCACTACGTCGAGCTGCCCGATCACGGCACCTACCGGGTGATCGCCCAGGCCGTCCTCAACACGAGCACCGGCCAGACGGTTATCGTCGTCACAGGTCACTCCACAGGTGAGGTCGAGAAGACCATCGGGAGCCTGATCTTCTGGGAGGCACTGCTGACCCTGCTCGGCGTGCTGGCCGCCGCGGGCGTGGGCTACATCGTCGTACGCCGCCAGCTCAGCCCGTTGCGAGAGGTCGCCGCCACCGCGCATGCCGTCGCCGGCCTCCCCATGTCCTCCGGCGAGGTCTCGGTGACCGAACGGGTACCCGAACGGCTCACCGACGAGGACACCGAGGTCGGCCAGGTCGGGGCCGCGCTCAACTCGCTGCTCGACCACGTCGAGACCTCCCTGGCCGAGCGTCACCGCAGCGAGCAGCAGGTACGCCAGTTCGTCGCCGACGCCTCCCACGAGCTGCGCACGCCGTTGACCACCATCCGCGGCTACACCGAGCTGGCCCAGCAGCGGCCCGAAGCGGTCCCGATGGCGCTCGGCAAGGTGGAGGAGGAGTCGCTGCGGATGACCACGCTGGTCGAGGATCTGCTCCTGCTCGCCCGCCTAGACCAGGGCCGCCCGCTCGCCCGAGAGCCGGTCGACCTGACCCGGCTGCTCCTCGAGGCCGTCGACGACGCCCGGGTCGTCGCCCCGTCGCACAGTTGGCGGCTCGAGCTGCCGGCCGACGTCGACGCCGACTCCGACGCCGCCGAGGTGATCGTGACCGGCGACGACCAGCGACTCCACCAGGTGATCAGCAACCTGCTCACCAACGAGCGCCGGCACACGCCCGCCGGCACCACGGTCACCGTCCGCGTACGTCGTGACGGTTTCGACGTCCACGACGACGGACCGGGCTTCCCGCCGGACCTCGTCCCACGCGCCTTCGAGCGCTTCACCCGCGCCGACGAGGCCCGTCAGCGCGACGGCGGCGCAGGCCTGGGGCTGGCCCTGGTCCACGCCATCGTCACCGCCCACGGCGGCGCCGTGAAGCTGACCAGCGTCCCCGGCGACACCACGATCGCCGTACGCCTCCCGCGCTCCTCCGACAGGTGA
- a CDS encoding LuxR C-terminal-related transcriptional regulator, producing the protein MRVVLAEDQALLRVGLTRILEAGGIEVVEAVDNAPALARALVRPDVDAAVVDVRLPPSFTTEGLTAAIEVRRVRPGFPVLVLSQYVEPLYARDLLAGGEGAVGYLLKDRVADVDAFLGAVGQVAGGGTVLDPEVVAALITRRERPLDRLTEREREVMTLIAEGRSNAAIAARLFVTEKAVGKHISSIFTKLDLPQASDDNRRVLAVLTWLNDT; encoded by the coding sequence CTGAGGGTGGTTCTGGCCGAGGACCAGGCGCTGCTCCGCGTCGGCCTCACCCGGATCCTCGAAGCGGGCGGGATCGAGGTCGTCGAGGCAGTCGACAACGCACCCGCGCTGGCGCGGGCGCTGGTCCGGCCGGATGTGGACGCAGCGGTGGTCGACGTACGTCTTCCGCCGTCCTTCACCACCGAGGGCCTCACCGCCGCGATCGAGGTCAGACGGGTGCGACCGGGGTTTCCTGTGCTGGTGCTGAGCCAGTACGTCGAGCCGCTCTACGCGCGCGACCTGCTCGCCGGGGGAGAGGGCGCGGTCGGTTATCTGCTCAAGGACCGCGTCGCCGACGTCGACGCCTTCCTCGGAGCGGTCGGCCAAGTCGCGGGCGGCGGGACCGTTCTCGACCCGGAGGTCGTCGCCGCCCTCATCACCCGCCGCGAACGCCCGCTCGATCGGTTGACCGAGCGGGAGCGCGAGGTGATGACCCTGATCGCCGAAGGGCGCTCGAACGCCGCGATCGCCGCCCGGCTCTTCGTCACGGAGAAGGCGGTCGGCAAGCACATCAGCTCGATCTTCACCAAGCTCGACCTGCCTCAGGCGAGCGATGACAACCGCCGCGTACTCGCCGTCCTGACCTGGCTCAACGACACCTGA
- a CDS encoding class I SAM-dependent methyltransferase, with product MERALSFGAVAEDYERYRPGYPDDLVALVSEVAEGSVRRAIEIGAGTGKATRVFAAAGIDVVATDPDADMLAVLRRECAGLPVTTVRATVEELDPAAYEPFDLLFAAAAWHWTAPATRWDRATALVRLGGAVAFFGGPFVLADDKLAAVEEGMVAAYAPAGRHIPPPSAADAPMLFPGDEMLADDRLIDVREREVPRRFTFARDDYLRHLDTISAIRILPAADRSALFADLAGALPDQVKVRADLMVHTARRVDVSV from the coding sequence ATGGAACGGGCATTGAGCTTCGGCGCGGTCGCGGAGGACTACGAGCGCTACCGTCCCGGCTATCCAGACGACCTGGTCGCGCTGGTGAGCGAAGTCGCCGAGGGCTCGGTGCGACGGGCAATCGAGATCGGTGCCGGGACCGGAAAGGCGACCCGGGTGTTCGCCGCGGCCGGGATCGACGTGGTCGCGACCGATCCCGATGCCGACATGCTCGCCGTTCTCCGGCGCGAGTGTGCGGGCCTGCCGGTGACCACTGTGCGCGCCACCGTGGAGGAGCTCGATCCGGCGGCGTACGAGCCATTCGACCTGCTCTTCGCTGCCGCCGCCTGGCACTGGACCGCGCCGGCGACTCGGTGGGACCGTGCCACCGCCCTGGTCCGCCTCGGGGGAGCCGTGGCGTTCTTCGGCGGCCCGTTCGTGCTGGCCGACGACAAGCTCGCTGCCGTCGAGGAAGGGATGGTCGCGGCGTACGCCCCGGCGGGTCGCCACATCCCGCCGCCGTCCGCGGCGGATGCGCCGATGCTGTTTCCCGGGGACGAGATGCTCGCCGACGATCGACTGATCGACGTGCGCGAGCGCGAGGTGCCGCGCCGGTTCACCTTCGCTCGCGATGACTACCTGCGCCACCTCGACACCATCTCAGCGATCCGGATCCTCCCGGCCGCCGACCGGTCTGCCCTCTTCGCCGACTTGGCAGGAGCTCTCCCGGACCAGGTCAAGGTACGTGCGGACCTGATGGTGCACACCGCACGCCGAGTCGACGTCAGCGTCTGA
- a CDS encoding ABC transporter ATP-binding protein, with protein sequence MTTHALEVTGLTRTYGTGAASMAALDGLDLTCAPGTFTAVMGPSGSGKSTFLTCAGALEQPTGGRVVIAGQDVTELSEARRTRMRRERIGFVFQSFHLLPYLTAEQNVALPLRLAGHRIDSAARRRVRDLLDRVDLGERAGHLPAQLSGGQQQRVAIARALVTGPDIVLADEPTGALDSRTAASVLTLLRSLVRDLGATVVMVTHDPVAAAYSDSVVFLVDGRAVGRMDNPDAEAVAGQMAHLDELTDELAARAEREMV encoded by the coding sequence ATGACCACCCACGCCCTCGAGGTCACCGGCCTCACCAGGACCTACGGCACGGGAGCGGCCTCCATGGCCGCGCTCGACGGCCTCGATCTGACGTGCGCGCCGGGCACGTTCACCGCCGTGATGGGGCCCTCCGGCTCCGGCAAGTCCACCTTTCTGACCTGCGCCGGAGCGCTGGAGCAGCCGACCGGCGGCCGGGTCGTCATCGCGGGGCAGGATGTCACGGAGCTGTCCGAGGCACGCCGGACCAGGATGCGCCGCGAGCGGATCGGGTTCGTCTTCCAGAGCTTTCACCTGCTGCCCTACCTCACCGCCGAGCAGAACGTCGCGCTCCCGCTACGGCTGGCCGGGCACCGGATCGACTCGGCGGCCCGCCGTCGGGTCCGTGATCTCCTCGACCGCGTCGACCTGGGTGAGCGCGCCGGCCATCTGCCGGCACAGCTCTCCGGCGGCCAGCAGCAGCGGGTCGCGATCGCCCGCGCGCTGGTGACCGGCCCCGACATCGTCCTCGCCGACGAACCCACGGGGGCTCTCGATTCCCGCACTGCCGCCTCGGTGCTCACCCTGCTCCGGAGCCTCGTCCGCGATCTCGGCGCGACGGTCGTGATGGTGACCCACGACCCGGTTGCGGCTGCGTACTCGGACAGCGTGGTCTTCCTCGTCGACGGCCGCGCCGTGGGGCGGATGGACAATCCCGACGCCGAGGCCGTCGCCGGCCAGATGGCACATCTCGACGAGCTCACCGACGAGCTCGCAGCCCGGGCCGAGCGGGAGATGGTGTGA
- the htpX gene encoding zinc metalloprotease HtpX: MSRFQGDAGLTVRMTTVMFLLGALFVGLIVALMFVMPAQWAPIIGIIGLGIAWWQWYSSDTLAMRAMGAREVSVQEAPELHAMIDRLCTLADMPKPRVGIAHTDMPNAFATGRSPKRSAVVVTTGIMQRLSAEELEGVLAHELSHVAHRDVLVMTVASSAGIVAGMLSRGSQYGAYAGGGRRDGNNALPVWLVVLLVSLAVYAVSWVLLRMLSRYRELAADRAGAHLTMKPGALASALQKITGEISAIPSRDLRSSQAMNAFFIAPAISGQSLRTLTSTHPSLEQRLEQLARIEAELGRPAQ; encoded by the coding sequence ATGTCACGCTTCCAGGGGGATGCCGGGCTGACCGTCCGGATGACCACGGTGATGTTCCTGCTCGGCGCGCTGTTCGTCGGGCTCATCGTGGCGCTGATGTTCGTGATGCCGGCGCAGTGGGCGCCGATCATCGGCATCATCGGTCTCGGCATCGCCTGGTGGCAGTGGTACTCCTCCGACACCCTCGCGATGCGCGCCATGGGCGCGCGCGAGGTGTCGGTCCAGGAGGCGCCCGAGCTGCACGCGATGATCGACCGGCTGTGCACCCTGGCCGACATGCCGAAGCCTCGGGTTGGGATCGCCCACACCGACATGCCCAACGCCTTCGCCACCGGCCGCTCGCCCAAGCGCTCCGCGGTCGTGGTGACCACCGGCATCATGCAGCGGCTGAGCGCCGAGGAGCTGGAGGGCGTGCTCGCTCACGAGCTCTCTCATGTCGCCCACCGCGACGTGCTCGTGATGACGGTCGCCTCCTCGGCAGGCATCGTGGCCGGGATGCTGAGCCGGGGCTCCCAGTACGGCGCGTACGCGGGTGGCGGCCGCCGCGACGGCAACAACGCTCTCCCGGTGTGGCTGGTGGTGCTGCTGGTGTCGCTGGCCGTCTACGCCGTGTCATGGGTGCTGCTGCGGATGCTGTCGCGCTACCGCGAGCTGGCCGCCGACCGTGCCGGCGCGCACCTGACCATGAAGCCGGGCGCGCTGGCCAGCGCGCTGCAGAAGATCACCGGCGAGATCTCCGCGATCCCGAGCCGGGACCTGCGATCCTCGCAGGCGATGAACGCGTTCTTCATCGCACCGGCGATCAGCGGTCAGTCGCTGCGTACGCTGACCTCGACGCACCCCTCGCTGGAGCAGCGCCTGGAGCAGCTCGCCCGGATCGAGGCCGAGCTCGGCCGTCCGGCGCAGTGA
- the nadA gene encoding quinolinate synthase NadA — protein MTTVDLPLLPLGRGTDLNSERGVECPGDLPAASDPDLVERALAAKEKLGERVFVLGHHYQRDEVVQFADVMGDSFKLARDAAARPDAEYIVFCGVHFMAESADILTSPSQAVILPDLAAGCSMADMARLGQVEKAWEALAEAGVAEQVVPVTYMNSSADIKAFCGRHDGVVCTSSNAQAVLEWAFDQKADSEGGAKVLFFPDQHLGRNTAVLKLGLSLDDCIVWDPHQPGGGVSAEELRAAKVILWKGHCSVHGRFSPDTIDELRAEIPGVQILVHPECQHEVVLKADLVGSTEFIISTIEAAPSGSAWAIGTELNLVKRLAAAHPDKRIAFLDRTVCYCSTMNRIDLPHLVWALESLVDGQVVNRIEVDPDTAHYAELALQRMLDLPGKTQDD, from the coding sequence ATGACGACTGTCGACCTCCCGCTGCTCCCCCTCGGGCGCGGCACCGACCTGAACTCCGAGCGTGGCGTCGAGTGTCCCGGCGACCTGCCGGCCGCCTCCGACCCCGACCTGGTCGAGCGCGCGCTCGCCGCCAAGGAGAAGCTCGGCGAACGCGTGTTCGTCCTCGGACACCACTACCAGCGCGACGAGGTCGTCCAGTTCGCCGACGTGATGGGCGACTCCTTCAAGCTCGCCCGCGACGCGGCCGCGCGGCCGGACGCGGAGTACATCGTCTTCTGCGGCGTGCACTTCATGGCCGAGTCGGCCGACATCCTCACCTCGCCGTCGCAGGCGGTCATCCTTCCGGACCTCGCCGCCGGGTGCTCGATGGCCGACATGGCGCGGCTGGGCCAGGTCGAGAAGGCCTGGGAGGCGCTCGCCGAGGCCGGCGTGGCCGAGCAGGTCGTACCGGTGACGTACATGAACTCCTCCGCCGACATCAAGGCGTTCTGTGGGCGCCACGACGGCGTCGTGTGCACCTCCTCCAACGCGCAGGCCGTGCTGGAGTGGGCCTTCGACCAGAAGGCTGATTCAGAGGGGGGCGCCAAGGTCCTCTTCTTCCCCGACCAGCACCTCGGCCGCAACACCGCGGTCCTGAAGCTCGGGCTGTCGCTGGACGACTGCATCGTCTGGGACCCGCACCAGCCCGGTGGCGGCGTGAGCGCCGAGGAGCTCCGGGCGGCGAAGGTGATCCTGTGGAAGGGCCACTGCTCGGTCCACGGCCGCTTCTCCCCCGACACCATCGACGAGCTGCGGGCCGAGATCCCGGGTGTGCAGATCCTGGTTCACCCCGAGTGCCAGCACGAGGTCGTCCTCAAGGCCGATCTGGTCGGCTCGACCGAGTTCATCATCTCGACCATCGAGGCCGCCCCTTCCGGGTCCGCCTGGGCGATCGGCACCGAGCTCAACCTGGTCAAGCGGCTCGCCGCCGCCCACCCCGACAAGCGGATCGCCTTCCTCGACCGCACCGTCTGCTACTGCTCGACGATGAACCGCATCGACCTGCCCCACCTCGTCTGGGCCCTGGAGTCCCTCGTCGACGGCCAGGTCGTCAACCGCATCGAGGTCGACCCCGACACCGCGCACTACGCCGAGCTCGCCCTCCAGCGAATGCTCGACCTCCCGGGCAAGACACAGGACGACTGA
- a CDS encoding FtsX-like permease family protein, whose amino-acid sequence MFSLALRSLRHRATAMTATFVAILLGTAVMGSFTPLIQVALEPGTPAAEQETLLVLGGVVGAWGTVIALFSIVSTVGVTVRQREVEIGLLRTVGAEPRQVRTLVRAETLVVALVAATLGALVASLTSRALLDLLQSGGVVGEQVSHSGGWVALAATVVLLLLVSLAAAGMAGSRASRGPATVAPAEGRAGSGRIAWWRWAVALVAVGQTATMVAMTMATGKDAANPYDAMAMTGSLGLLLAVGLAALAPLLLRAGSWLLRPLLVGTSGHLAAYNTSRRSHLLAGVLAPVMVLSAAAVSILMLVGIDERTMPVGLSPEIAEEFETINLLNNVVTAMICAFAAIMVVNAFAAVLADRRLELRRLMLLGATPGQVRGSVLAEAGIVAAVGNFVGLIAAQATIVPFAFVRGEGLLPDEQLWLPPLLLGGAVALTLASAVGATSRALRTTSGTR is encoded by the coding sequence ATGTTCAGCTTGGCACTGCGCTCGCTGCGACACCGCGCCACCGCCATGACCGCGACCTTCGTCGCGATCCTGCTCGGCACGGCGGTGATGGGTTCGTTCACGCCGCTGATCCAGGTCGCGCTCGAACCCGGCACGCCGGCCGCCGAGCAGGAGACCCTGCTCGTCCTCGGGGGAGTGGTCGGCGCCTGGGGCACCGTCATCGCGCTATTCTCGATCGTCTCGACCGTCGGGGTCACCGTGCGACAGCGTGAGGTCGAGATCGGTCTGCTTCGCACGGTCGGCGCCGAGCCTCGTCAGGTCCGTACGCTGGTACGGGCGGAGACGCTCGTGGTCGCGCTCGTGGCCGCGACTCTCGGCGCCCTCGTGGCGAGCCTGACCAGCCGGGCGCTCCTCGACCTGCTGCAGTCCGGTGGCGTCGTGGGCGAACAGGTCTCCCACTCGGGCGGCTGGGTCGCGCTCGCCGCGACCGTCGTCCTGCTCCTGCTCGTCTCCCTGGCGGCGGCCGGGATGGCCGGGTCGCGCGCCTCCCGAGGACCGGCGACGGTCGCCCCCGCCGAAGGCCGGGCGGGCTCCGGACGGATCGCCTGGTGGCGTTGGGCGGTGGCCCTGGTCGCAGTCGGCCAGACGGCGACCATGGTCGCGATGACGATGGCCACGGGCAAGGACGCTGCCAACCCCTACGACGCGATGGCGATGACCGGTTCTCTTGGTCTCCTGCTCGCGGTGGGGCTCGCGGCACTGGCACCGCTGCTGCTGCGGGCCGGCAGCTGGCTGCTGCGACCGCTCCTGGTCGGGACGAGCGGTCACCTGGCGGCGTACAACACCTCACGGAGGTCTCACCTGCTCGCCGGGGTGCTCGCGCCGGTGATGGTGCTCTCGGCGGCCGCGGTCAGCATCCTGATGCTGGTCGGGATCGACGAGCGAACGATGCCCGTCGGTCTGTCCCCGGAGATCGCCGAGGAGTTCGAGACGATCAACCTGCTCAACAACGTGGTCACCGCGATGATCTGCGCGTTCGCGGCGATCATGGTCGTCAACGCCTTCGCCGCCGTCCTCGCCGACCGGCGCCTGGAGCTACGCAGGCTGATGCTGCTGGGCGCCACTCCCGGTCAGGTGCGCGGCTCCGTCCTCGCCGAGGCCGGCATCGTCGCCGCGGTCGGCAACTTCGTCGGTCTGATCGCCGCCCAGGCGACGATCGTCCCGTTCGCCTTCGTCCGGGGCGAGGGTCTGCTTCCCGACGAGCAGCTCTGGCTGCCGCCCCTGCTGCTCGGCGGAGCTGTGGCACTGACGCTGGCCTCCGCGGTCGGCGCGACGAGTCGAGCATTACGCACGACGTCCGGCACCCGCTGA
- the pspAA gene encoding PspA-associated protein PspAA has translation MIVRIMGEGQYDLDEASVDKLNELDAAVEAACKGTDEDVFDAALAALLDGVRSMGTAHPVDAIDSSDLILPGPGSTLAEVSEMLGDEGLIPG, from the coding sequence GTGATCGTACGCATCATGGGCGAGGGCCAGTACGACCTCGACGAGGCCTCTGTCGACAAGCTCAACGAGCTCGACGCCGCGGTCGAAGCTGCCTGCAAGGGCACCGACGAGGACGTCTTCGACGCGGCCCTGGCCGCGTTGCTCGATGGCGTACGGTCAATGGGCACCGCCCACCCGGTCGACGCGATCGACTCCTCCGACCTGATCCTCCCCGGACCCGGCTCCACGCTCGCCGAGGTCTCCGAGATGCTGGGCGACGAGGGCCTCATCCCCGGCTGA
- the pspAB gene encoding PspA-associated protein PspAB, translated as MGFWDVITGRTRPKQANLDALFAVPTAALTMQTSLGLVPTGDGAVCYRAAAGAGFAGTQDDVVELLGASEAAPKVSTSVDEFGFTWLSVDHEPLDPANPDITGLVTDLHAVNTTLEMNGFGPGLLCSLIGFEGADGRSVGLIYLYKQGTFYPFVPTGPQQRDNLLEINVRTAIEGDLPVEKDLSRWLAVWGAPGL; from the coding sequence GTGGGTTTCTGGGATGTCATCACGGGTCGTACGCGACCGAAGCAGGCCAACCTCGACGCGCTGTTCGCAGTGCCGACCGCCGCACTCACCATGCAGACCTCGCTCGGGCTGGTCCCGACGGGGGACGGGGCGGTCTGCTACCGCGCCGCCGCAGGGGCAGGGTTCGCCGGCACGCAGGACGACGTCGTCGAGCTGCTCGGGGCCTCCGAGGCAGCGCCGAAGGTGTCCACGAGCGTCGACGAGTTCGGCTTCACCTGGCTCAGCGTCGACCACGAGCCCCTGGACCCGGCCAACCCCGACATCACCGGTCTGGTCACCGACCTCCACGCGGTCAACACCACGTTGGAGATGAACGGCTTCGGGCCGGGGCTGCTCTGCTCGCTGATCGGCTTCGAGGGTGCCGACGGGCGCAGCGTGGGCCTGATCTACCTCTACAAGCAGGGCACCTTCTACCCCTTCGTCCCGACCGGTCCGCAGCAGCGTGACAACCTTCTCGAGATCAACGTCCGCACCGCGATCGAGGGCGATCTCCCGGTCGAGAAGGACCTCTCCCGCTGGCTCGCGGTCTGGGGCGCTCCGGGGCTCTGA
- a CDS encoding sensor histidine kinase codes for MAEWDAPIRTVRPEPFSGQALVERLRLTGLSLGYALMMAPALVLAILTVLSIPLGLVFGVGVGVALGVVPATQAVAGVHRRVSGRLLGETIFETYADLSALPVLGRPFRWVREKARWRDFSLCCFSATGGFVLSLLPAAFLTVPLTWLILALTGIGWVAWLLILLTGPLLLAWWVTTPALVRARALAERGIFGQGQVAELTARVETVESTRAETLDHSAAELRRIERDLHDGAQARIAAVGMSVGLAEKLMATDPDAAAALLREARETTVSALEDLRGVVRGILPPVLADRGLVGAVEALTAGLPLPVTVAIELPGRLPDPVESAAYFAVAECLANTVKHSGADRAFVRGSHNGQRLRIVVGDSGRGGADATGHGLAGIATRLAAFDGTVEVDSPSGGPTLITLEVPCRI; via the coding sequence ATGGCCGAGTGGGATGCACCGATCCGGACCGTGCGACCGGAGCCGTTCAGCGGGCAGGCGCTCGTCGAGCGGCTCCGGCTGACCGGACTGTCGCTGGGCTATGCCCTGATGATGGCGCCAGCCCTGGTGCTGGCCATCCTCACCGTGCTCTCGATCCCCCTCGGGCTGGTCTTCGGGGTCGGCGTCGGGGTCGCTCTGGGCGTGGTGCCGGCCACCCAGGCCGTCGCCGGTGTGCACCGCCGGGTGAGCGGGAGGCTTCTCGGGGAGACCATCTTCGAGACGTACGCGGACCTGAGTGCCCTGCCGGTCCTCGGTCGGCCGTTCCGGTGGGTCAGGGAGAAGGCACGGTGGCGCGACTTCTCCCTCTGCTGTTTCTCCGCGACCGGTGGCTTCGTGCTCTCCCTGCTCCCCGCGGCGTTCCTGACCGTGCCGCTGACCTGGCTGATCCTGGCCCTCACCGGCATCGGCTGGGTCGCCTGGCTACTGATCCTGCTCACCGGTCCGCTGCTCCTGGCCTGGTGGGTGACCACCCCAGCCCTCGTCCGAGCACGGGCGCTGGCCGAGCGCGGCATCTTCGGTCAGGGACAGGTCGCCGAACTGACCGCCAGGGTCGAGACGGTCGAGTCGACCCGCGCCGAGACGCTGGACCATTCGGCGGCCGAGCTGCGTCGGATCGAGCGTGACCTCCACGACGGCGCCCAAGCCCGGATCGCCGCCGTCGGGATGAGCGTCGGGCTGGCCGAGAAGCTGATGGCGACCGACCCCGATGCCGCCGCCGCGCTGCTGCGGGAGGCCCGCGAGACCACGGTGTCCGCGCTGGAGGACCTGCGTGGAGTCGTACGCGGCATCCTGCCGCCCGTGCTCGCCGACCGTGGTCTCGTGGGGGCCGTCGAAGCCCTCACTGCCGGACTGCCGCTGCCGGTCACCGTCGCCATCGAGCTGCCCGGTCGTCTGCCCGACCCGGTCGAGTCGGCGGCCTACTTCGCGGTGGCCGAGTGCCTGGCCAACACGGTCAAGCACTCCGGTGCCGACCGGGCGTTCGTACGCGGCAGCCACAACGGGCAACGGCTGCGGATCGTGGTCGGCGACAGTGGCCGCGGCGGTGCCGATGCCACCGGACACGGGCTCGCCGGGATCGCGACCCGACTGGCCGCCTTCGACGGCACCGTCGAGGTCGATAGTCCGTCCGGCGGACCGACCCTGATCACGTTGGAGGTGCCTTGCCGGATCTGA
- a CDS encoding response regulator transcription factor produces the protein MTAGAQDLTRPDGSPLRVLVVDDEVNIAELIAMALRFEGWEVTMAHSGSKAVSAAKETSPDAIVLDWMLPDFDGLEVLRRVRSTQPVVPVLFLTAKDAVEDRVAGLTAGGDDYVTKPFSLEELVARLRGLMRRAGATRVEEHSVIRVGDLSMDEDSREVHRAGDEIMLTATEFELLRYLMRNPRRVLSKAQILDRVWSYDFGGQANVVELYISYLRKKIDAGRKPMIHTMRGAGYVLKAAE, from the coding sequence ATGACTGCTGGAGCACAGGACCTGACCCGTCCCGACGGGTCGCCGCTGCGGGTGCTCGTCGTCGATGACGAGGTGAACATCGCCGAGCTGATCGCGATGGCGCTGCGGTTCGAGGGCTGGGAGGTCACCATGGCCCACTCCGGTTCCAAGGCCGTCAGCGCGGCGAAGGAGACCTCGCCCGACGCGATCGTGCTCGACTGGATGCTGCCCGACTTCGACGGGCTGGAGGTCCTGCGTCGGGTACGCAGCACCCAGCCGGTCGTACCCGTCCTGTTCCTCACCGCCAAGGACGCGGTCGAGGACCGGGTCGCCGGGCTGACCGCGGGCGGTGACGACTATGTGACCAAGCCGTTCTCTCTCGAGGAGCTCGTCGCGCGGCTGCGAGGCTTGATGCGCCGGGCCGGGGCGACCCGGGTCGAGGAGCACTCGGTGATCCGCGTCGGCGACCTGTCGATGGACGAGGACTCGCGTGAGGTGCACCGTGCGGGGGACGAGATCATGCTCACCGCGACCGAGTTCGAGCTGCTCCGCTACCTGATGCGCAACCCGCGCCGGGTGCTCTCGAAGGCTCAGATCCTCGATCGGGTCTGGTCCTACGACTTTGGTGGTCAGGCCAACGTCGTCGAGCTCTACATCTCCTACCTGCGCAAGAAGATCGACGCCGGCCGGAAGCCGATGATCCACACGATGCGCGGCGCGGGCTACGTGCTGAAGGCCGCTGAGTGA